The Nitrospira sp. KM1 genome includes a window with the following:
- a CDS encoding cell division protein FtsL produces the protein MKMIALLAGLCLVFVFVWERVEVVRLGYQIERLKIQKVLLERERDHLQVKSSALTAPERIAKVAVDKLGLFPPQQGQVFMVHQQLEPMTPSVSVPDQIRIAKNVQGVKVRE, from the coding sequence ATGAAAATGATCGCATTGCTGGCGGGGTTATGCTTGGTCTTTGTGTTTGTTTGGGAACGAGTGGAAGTCGTTCGACTGGGATATCAGATCGAGCGGCTCAAGATCCAAAAAGTCTTGCTCGAACGTGAACGGGATCATCTGCAAGTCAAGTCGTCCGCACTGACGGCTCCCGAGCGTATCGCCAAGGTGGCCGTTGACAAGCTCGGATTGTTCCCGCCTCAGCAGGGACAAGTTTTTATGGTGCATCAACAGTTGGAGCCGATGACGCCGTCCGTCTCAGTACCTGATCAGATCCGTATCGCGAAAAACGTTCAAGGAGTGAAGGTGCGGGAGTAA